Genomic DNA from Streptomyces sp. NBC_01298:
GGGCATCGACCGGCAGGCACGCACCGTCTCACTGGCCGACGGCGGCACCCTCGGGTACGACCACCTGATCTACGCAGTGGGCAGCAGCAGCGGCGCGCTGCAGGTGCCCGGCGCCGACAGGTTCGCCTACCCGATCGCGACCCTGGAGGAGGCCGAGCGGCTGCGCCAGGCCGTGGCCGCCGCGCCCGTCACCGCGGCGCTCACGGTGGTCGGGGGCGGTGCCACGGGCATCGAGACCGCGGCCGAGCTCGCCGAGGCGGGCCGCAGCGTCACCCTCGTCTGTGGAGGCCAGCTCGGCGCCTACTTCCACGCGAACGGCCGCCGCTTCGTCGCCAAGCGGCTGGCGGCCCTCGACGTGACCGTCCTCGACGGCCCCGGCACCAAGGCCGTGTCCGTGACGGCCGACGCCGTGCACCTCGCCGACGGCCGCGAGGTGCGCGGCCACCTGACCATCTGGGCCGCCGGCTTCGGCATTCCCGACCTGGCCGCCCGCAGCGGCCTCAGCACCGATGAGACGGGCCGTCTGCTCACCGACGAAACCTTGACCAGCATCGACGACGATCGCATCGTCGCCGCGGGGGACGCGGCCGCGCCCTCGGGCCGCTCTTTCCGGATGGGATGCCAGTCCGCCTCCCAGCTCGGCCCCCAGGCCGCCGACGCAGTGCTCCGCCGCATCGAGGGACGGCGGCCCGAAGCCGCCGGTGTCGACTTCCAAGGGCTGTGCGTCAGCCTCGGCCGCGGCGCCGGCATCTTCCAGTTCTCGCGCAAGGACGACACCGCCATCCGGTTCCACATCGGTGGCCGCATGGGCGCACGCGTGAAGGAGACCGTCGTCTCCCACACCGTCAAGCAGTTCTCCGCAGAGGCGCGCAAGGCCGGCGCACGCGCCCTGAAGGCCAAGGACGACGCCGAGCAGCCGAGCGTCGAGGCCATGCCCACGCAGGTGTCGTAGCCCCTGGATCAGGCGGCCCAGGTGCCACCCGCTCCCCCATACACGGACCCGTGGGACGGACCGCGATGAAAGCAATGGAGGATTCGAGGATGCGAGACCACATCGATGACCCGGCGACCGACGCCTTCGTAACCCACCGCAATCTGCTCTTCACCGTGGTGTACGAGATCCTCGGCTCGGCGACCGACGCCGAGGACGTCCTCCAGGAGACCTGGCTGCGCTGGGCCGAGGTCGATCTGGCACAGGTCAACGACCAGCGCGCGTACCTCGTCCGCGTGGCGACCCGGCGGGCGCTCGACCGGCTGCGGGCTCTGCGGCGCCGCAAGGAAACATACGTCGGCTCCTGGCTGCCCGAGCCGCTGCTCACCTCGCCGGACGTCGCCGAGAACGTCGAGCTCGCCGAGAGCCTGTCCATGGCCGTGATGCTCGTCCTGGAGACCCTCTCGCCCACAGAGCGGGCGGTGTTCGTCCTGCGCGAGGTCTTCGACCTCGGCTACGACGAGATCGCGGAGGCGGTCGGCAAGACCCCCGCCACGGTCCGCCAAATCGCCCACCGCTCCCGCAAGCACGTCGACGCCCGGCGTCCTCGAGAAGTGGTCTCCCCGAGCCAGGTCCGGGCCGCCCTCGCGTCGTTCCAGCACGCTGTGGAGACCGGCGACCTGCAAGGCGTGCTCGACGTGCTCGCCCCCGACGTCGTCCTGATCAGCGACGGCGGCGGCGTCAGGAGCGCCGCGCTGCGGCCCGTCGAGGGCATCACGAAGGTGATCCAGCTCCTCTTGGTCAGCCTCGGCGACAAGGAAGGCACGCTCACCAGCGAGCCCACCACCGTCAACGGCGACCCGGCGCTCCTCCTGCTCGTCGACGGCGAGATCGACAGCGTCATGGCGATCCGTCTCGAGGACGGCCTCGTGATCGGCATCTACGTCGTCCGCAACCCCGCCAAGCTCACCCACCTCGCCGACGCCACACCACTCACTCTGAACTGACACCCGTACGTCGGCAATCGGCCCGTCGTAGACCTGCGCGAGGGCGGCCTGCTTCCTGCCTCCCCGCTGAACCCGGGCACGGGAAGGAAGTCGGGGCACCTAGCGTCTCGGTGAAGGCCGGCATCGCCGCCCACGATTCCCGCCCGGTGGCAGTTGGTCGGCGGAGCTCCCCGTTCCGCCATCCAGGATCGGCTGGAGGCCGGTGCAGACCGACTGGAGACAGAGGCGGTTTGTATCGTTCGTCCACGCGGTGGCGGCCATTCCGCCGCGGCATGCCATTTTTTACACGCGCTCCGCCGCGCCCGGGGGCCATGATCACGCCGCCACCTTCACTGGTGGCCAATCCACCCGTGATCAGGGAGTCCAGTCATGCCCGAGAACATCCGCACCACTCGACGCCGCACGACGCTCTGGCGCCGGGCGCTGGCGACCACCGCCGTCCTGGCTGCCACGGGATCCATCCTCGCCGCAGCCCCGCAGCCCGCTCAGGCGGCGATTCCGGCGCAGTCCATAGCCGACCCCGTGCACTACTGGAACGACGTCCTGCAGGGCGTCTTCCGCAGAGCGGGCGGAGGCCCGGTCCCGATGGCCCGCGCGGCCGCGATGATGAACGCCGCGATCTACGACGCGGAGTCCTCCTACCAGCTCAAGTGGAAGGGGCGGGTGACCTCCGAGGCCTACATCCACGCGGAGGCGTACGCGGGCTGGGTGGAGGGGCCGGACGAGGAGGAACGCGTCATCGGGCGTACCGCGTACAACATCCTGCTCAACCTCTACGGCGTGAACCGGCCCGACAAGAACTCGCCCGACTTCACCGCCTACCTCGACCAGCGGTTCCGCGACCGCTTCGGCAGCGAACCGACCGGCGGCGACCTGCTGGACATCACGATCGTCAGCGGGATGGTCAACCAGATGATGAACGCCCGCGCCGGGGACGGTTCGGATAGCAAACAGCTCTACGTCGGCGACAACAAGCCGGGTTCCTGGCGGCCCACCAGCTACCCCGACATGGTCGACCCGAAGTGCCAGTCGGACGCCGACGCGGTCAACCCGTTCTGGGGCCAGGTCAAGCCCTTCTCGCTGAGCTCCGGCTCGCAGTTCCGGCCCACCACTCTCGCGCAGTTCGGTACGTACGAGAACCTCGTGGCGAGCCCCGAGTACAAGGCCCAGGTCGAGGCCGTGCGCACGGCCGGCGCCGACAAGCCCACGGCCGCCACCCCGGTGATCAACCGGACCCCGGACCAGCTCAACGCGGCCTGGTTCTGGGCCAACGACAACGACGGAACGTACAAGCCTCCGGGCCAGATGCTCCAGGCCACCCGGGAGGTCGCCAAGGCCCGCGGCCTCGGGGTCTACGCGAATGCCCGCCTCTTCGCGCTGGTCTCGATCGCCATGGCCGACACCGGCATAGCCGTCCGCGACGCCAAGTTCGCCACCCCCATCGACCTGTGGCGGCCCGTCTCGGCGATCCGCGAGGGCGGCCTCGACCCGCAGTGGAAGCCGCTCCTGAAGAGCCCGACGGGCGTCAACGTCAGCCCGTGCTTCCCCGCCTACGTCTCCGGGCACGCCTCCTTCGGCGGCGCCTGGGCCGGAGTCATGAAGCGCTACTTCGGCAGCGACAACCTCTCCTTCGACCTCACCACCGACGACCCGCAGGCCCCGGTCAAGACCCGCCACTTCACCAGCTTCAGCGCCGCCGGCAAGGAGGACGCCGACAGCCGCATCTGGCTCGGCGTCCACTACCCGTGGGACGCCACCGACGGCCTCGCCATGGGAGACAAGATCGCCAACCAGGTCTTCACCACCAAGCTCCGCACCCTGTGACGTGAACGGAGGGCGGGGGCCCTGTGCCCCCGCCCCGTCTGCCACTGACCTGGCGGTCCGGAGAGCCGACCGCTCTCAGGCCCCGGCCTGCTGCCCGGGCACCGCCGCGCACGACCGGTGAACTCTCACGATATCGCGGGCAGAATATTGTGATTGGAGTTGAACAGGTTGGTCGGGTCGTATTTCGCCTTGACCTGGGCGAGGCGTTCCCCGGTGGCCCCGGGGTAGAGCGCCTCCCGGACCTGATCCGGCCCCGCGCTCACCACGAAGTTGCCGTACGAACCGGGATCGGACTGCCGGATGGCAGCCATGAACTCCTCGACCCAGGTGTCGTGCGGCTCCCGGTCGGCCGGGTCGGCGTAGATGGCCGACAGATGGGCCATGATCCTGCTCTGCCGGTGGGCGAAGGCCGTGGCGTCGGACGGGACCCGCGCCAGCGCCCCGCCCAGCACCCGCAGCTGCGCCCCGGCGATGATCGCGCTCGAGGTGGTGACGCGGTCCACGATGGTCTCGGCGGTCGCCCGGTCGACCCGGTCGATGAAGAGGTTGCGCGCCACCGAGACGGGGCGCATGCGGGGGTCCACAGGGGCGAACATCCCGGGGTACGGCATGGCCTGCACCATGTCGGCCAGCGGCGGGACGATCGCCCGGAACCGGCCGATGACCTCCTCGCCCGCCTCGGAGGGACCCGCGTAGCACATCGCCGCCAGAATGATCGGCTTGCCGTGGTACTCCTCGGGCACGAACGGGAGGGGGGGCGCCGTCACCACGTTCACGATCGTGGAGAGCTCCTCGGGAGCCGCCTCGGCCTCGGCGATGAACGCTTCGAGGATCTCGGGGGTCACCGGGGTCACCAGCATTCCGCCGTACACGCCGGTGAGCTCGTGCAGCCGGAACTTGAGACGGGTCACCACACCGAAGTTGCCGCCACCGCCGCGGATGGCCCAGAACAGGTCGGGGTGGCGGTGCTCGTCGACCAGCAGCAGTTCGCCGTCGGCCGTGACGATCTCCGCGGCCAGCAGGTTGTCGATGGTCATGCCGGACTTGCGGGACAGGTAGCCGATGCCGCCGCCCAGGGTGATGCCGGCGACCCCGACCTGGGAGTTGTCGCCGAATCCGGTCGCGAGCCCGTGCTCCGCGGCGGCCACGGTGTACTCACCGACGGAAATGCCGGCCTCGGCCCAGGCCGTACGGGCCTCGACGTCGATCTCCAGCGCCCGCATATGGGCCAGGTGCAGGACGATGCCGCCTTCGCAGACCCCGTACCCGGCCCCGCTGTGCCCACCGGCGCGGACGGCTAACGGAAGCCCGGTCTCCTGCGCCAGCGCCACGACGCGCGCCACCTGCTCGGCGTTTCGGGGCCGCAGGATGACGGCGGGCCTGCGGTCGACATCGCCCGAGTACACGGTGCGCGCGGTCTCGTACTCGGCGTCATCAGGGCCGATGATCTGCCCGTACAGCTCATCGGCGAGCTCCCCGATCGAAAGGGGGGCACGCCCGCGAAGTGCTGTCACAGAGTGACTCCTTAATTTGTGTATTCATGCGCTTCATCGGTCTGCCGATTCTGCAGACGCTCAGACCGTGCCACCCGGGCCTTTTCCTTGTCAACCTCGTAAGCTCCGTGAATTGTGGCACGGCCGAAAAGCCCGCGCCGAAGCTTCTTCAGGGCGGGCCACGGAAAGAACAGGAAATGTCGATGAACCCCTTTCGGGCAGGGGGCGGTAACCCGGAAGCTGTATCCGATATCGAATGGGTAGGGGGAATGGTGTCCCCCTACCCGGAACAGCGATCGGTGGTCAGACGAGAGCGGGGCCGAACCACCGGTCGAGCGCCGCCCTGAGGGTCTCGGTGTCCGTCTCCGGAAGGGCCGAGCCCTCGGGGCCCGCGGACGCCGTCCAGGCGACATGGCCGTCGGGGCGGATCAGCACGGCCGCGGGGGCCGGGAGGTCACCGATCACCGGGAACGCCCAGTGGTCGTCCTGGGGCTCCGCCTCGATGAAGTCCACCCGGTCCGCCCACCCCTCGAGGGCGCTCCGCAGGTCGGTGCGGCCGGTGAAGTCGAGCAGCACGGGCCGTGCGCCGTACAACAGTTCGAAGACGGTCAGCTGCCCGGAGGGTGACTTGATGTCAAGGTCGACCATCCGGCGGCCGAGGGCCGGGTGCCCGTCGCCCACCGGGTAGAAGGTGTCGAGCTGGCTGATGAGGCCGCCCAGGTACCGGTTGGCGTCCTTGAATTCGGCCAGGGCGCCGACCACTTCGCGGAGCGCATCGACCTGGAAGCCCCCGCGCCACAGGGCGGTCTGCGCGCGGACGTTGCTGAGTATCCGCTCGGTGGCCAGGCGCCGCTCGGAGTCGTACGTGTCCAGCAGCTCCACCGGGGCCTGCCCGCGTGCGACCGCGCCGAGCTTCCAGCCCAGGTTGACGGCGTCCTGGAGCCCCAGGTTCAACCCCTGTCCGCTGGAGGGGAAGTGGACGTGCGCAGCGTCCCCGGCCAGCAGGACCCGTCCTTCACGGTACTTCGCGACCAGCCGGCAGGCGTCGTTGAACCTGTCGATCCGGTGCGGGCTGTGCATGCCGAAGTCGGTACCGGCGATCTTGGCACACGTCTCGCTGAGCGTCTCCAGGCTCACGGGGGCGTCCTTGTCCGCGACCTCGTCGAACTCCACGGTGATCACCCGGTGTTTGCCGGGCTGCTCGGATTGGAAGGCCATGAAGACCCCGTTTTCGCGCCGGCCCTTGGGTCCGACGATGACCTCGGAGGGCGGGTCGGCGAGCGTGACTTCGCCCAGCAGCGCGGTCAGCGTGGCCGGAGTGCCGGGGAACTCGATGCCCATCAGCTTGCGTACGACGCTGCGACCGCCGTCGCAGCCGACCAGGTAGCCGGCGCGCAGCCGCTCGGTGCCCCCGTCGCCGGCGATGTGCACCTCGACGCCGGTCTCGTCCTGACGCACGTCGATCACCTCGGCCGACCGGCGCAGCTTCGCGCCCAGCTCGATCGCGCGTTCCTCCAGGAGCCGTTCGATCCGGGACTGGTGGATGGCGAGCGCGTACGGGTGTCTCGTCGGGAATTCCTCGATGTCCAGGTGCATGAAGGCGAAGTGCGCGACCGGCTGCGCGCTGCCCAGCTCGAGGAAGCGGTCCACGATCCCGCGCTGGTCGAGGAGTTCGATGCTCCGGGCGTGGAGGCCGCCGGCCCTCGACTCGCTATTCAGTTCCGCGAGCCGTTCCAGTACCTGCACCTCCACGCCGGCCAGCCGCAGTTCGCAGGCGAGCATTAGCCCGGTCGGACCGGCACCTGCAATGATGACGTTCTGCATGAGGAGACCTCTCTTCGTCTTCCGTAGGTTCACGGAGGGTATGGGAAACGAATAGAGGGACCGTGGAAAATCATCGGGCCGGTGGCACGCGGGCCCGGTTGATCAATTGACAGTCACGTCGCTCGCCAGGTATTTCTTCCTTGACGCTGGAATGATGTGAACCGTGCAGCGGCCGGTCCCATGAATGGGACCGGCCGCTGCACGGTTCACATCATTCCAGCGGATCCGAGAGGCTCCTGATAGAGGGAACATGGACGGTTGCCCGACCATCAGGAGCCCCGTCCCGCCCATGCCCCGGCTCGGCGTGCATGCCGGGGCACAGCGTTCTCATCCGGTCACCCGGTGGGTACGGGCTCGGAATCCCGCGCCGCGTCCGGAGCAGCCTTGGGGGCGGGCTTCTTCGGGCCGCGGAGCGCGATGTAGACGAACAGGACGCCCATGACCGCAACGCCCACCCACAGGGACTGCTGCCAACCGTCGACGTAGGACTCCTTCGCGGCAGCGACCAGGTCCTTCGCGTTCGCGCCCAGGCCGCCCGCGGCCTCGAGCGCGTTGGCGATGCCCTCGCGTGCGGTGTCCGCGGTCCCCTGGGGGACGCCGTCCAGCCTGTCGTCGATGGCGTTGCGGTAGCCGGCCGTCAGGAGCGCGCCGAGCATGGCGACGCCGAGTGCGGTGCCGAACTCTCGGGTGACGTCGTTGAGTGCGGAGGCGACGCCCTGCTTCTCGGCCGGCAGGGAGCGGGTGATGGCCTCGGTCGAGGGGACCATGGACAGGGCCAGGCCCAGGCCCATGACGATGATGCCGGGCAGGATCGACAGGTATCCGCCGTCGACGGAGATGAACAGGGCCATGAGCGCGAGGCTGAGGCCGATCAGCGCGATACCCGCGCTCATGGTCGCTCGGGGGCCAATCTTCGCGGCCACCTTGGGGGCCAGACCGGAGGCCACCATCATGGCGATGGCAAGGGGCATCAGAGCCGCCGCGGACAGCAGTCCCGACCAGCCGACCACGGCCTGGAGGAACGGGAAGAGGAGTACGGCGGTACCGGCCTGGACGCCGAAGACCACTACCAGAGTGATCGAGCCGCCTGCCAGGCCGCGCTCACGGAACAGGCGTAGGTCCAGCAGCGCGGCGTCCCGGCGACGCAGCTCCCAAGACGCGAAGCCCGCCGTGGCGATGAGGCCGATCGCAAGGCTGATCAGAGTCGTGGCTTCGGTCCAGCCTCGCTCCGGTCCCTCCTGCAGGGCGAAGATGAAGGCGGCCACGGCAACGATCGACAGGAGCGCGCCGATGGTGTCGAAGGCGTGGGGGGAACGCTCGTGGGAGTTGGGAACGAACTTCAGCGTCATGGCCAGGCCTACGACGACCAGGGCCACGGGCAGGGCGAACAGCCAGCGCCAGTCGGCCACGTCCACGAGAAGGGCGGAGAGGAACATGCCCAGGATGCCACCGCCGCCGGCGACGCCGGTCCACACACCGATCGCCTTTCCGCGCTGCTCGTCGGGGAAGCTGGAGGTGATGACGGCCAGGGTGATGGGCATGATCGTCGCCGCGCCGATGCCGCCGACCGCACGCGCGACGAGCATGACGTCAGCGTTGGGGGCCAGGGCCGCCACGACGTTCGAGACGCCGAAGACGAGGAGTCCACCGATCAGCATGGGCTTGCGGCCCAGGCGGTCGCCGATCGCGCCGAGGGGCAGCAGCAGCGCCGCGAGGGCGAGGGTATAGATGTTGATGATCCACAGAACCGTGTTCTGCGAGGCGTCGAAGTCGACGGCCATGTGCGTCTGGGCGACGTTCAGCCCGGACACCGACGCCATGACGGCCATCAGCGCGATCGAGACGGTCGTCAGGATCGCGCGCAGCTGACGCGCATCCAGCGAGCCCCCGCCGCTCCCGTCAGGGGGTGCCACCTGTGCAGGGTTCGTACTCATGGGTTCCTCTCGAAAGGACATGCAGCGTCAGCGCCCGAGGGACCGGTCGCCGAGTCGATGGGAGGTGGGTACCGGCCTGGACGTCAGAAGGTGCCGGCGCCCGGTCGCTCTGTGCGGGCGGTGGCCGCGCCGGCCATGCCGACGGCGAAGCGACGCGCCACCCATTTTCTGGAAGTCACATGTAAATGGTAGCAGCTTCCACTTGAGAGCGGGTGGAGAGGAGGCGAGTCCCGCCGTGAGCTGGGCAGATGAGCGCGGGCACAACTCCTCGCGCTACAAGGGACGGTCCGGGGTGACTCCGTCGGAAGTCCGCTTCGGCCGGTGCTGGTCAGCGGGCGTGCTCCCGGTGGGCCCGGGCCGGGTCCGCGAGGCGGCCGGCCGCAGGCAGCGGCGCCTTGCGGGTTCCGGGGGTCCGGCGCGTGCGGAGTCTGTCGGACGCCACCATGCCTCCGTAGAGGGAGCGCAGCAGGCGGCGGGTAAGAGTGGGTCTCATCTGTCCGGCTTCACTTCGGTCGTCGCGATGAAGGGCGTATACGTGCACGGACACCCTGGCCCGGTCCGGTGGAGGCGGGCATGAGAAGCGCACGAGGAGTACGGGAGCCCCGGCCTCGGGACCCCGGACCGGGCACCGAAACGACGAAGGGCTCGCCCCCGGCCGGCCCCACCGTTCCCTGACGGTGGGGCCGGCCAGGGGGCGAGCCCTTCATCGGACGACCGGCAGGATCCGGTCTGACGCCATCCTTCGCCGGACCGGGCCGGGTTCAGCTGCCGATGCTCTGCGCGTGCCGGAAGAAGTCCGGCGCGTCGTACCGGTGCTTGACCGAGACCAGCCGGGAGTAGTTCTCGGCGTAGTACGCCTGCCGCCAGTCACCCAGGTCCGGGTTGGGGAAGTTGAGGTACGACTCGCCGCTCGAGAGCGGGTCGATGATGTTGAAGGCTTGGGTGGGCCACACCATCGCGGCCTCGGCCTCCTCCGCGGGCGGCTGCCCGTTGGACATCAAGGTCGCGCAGGCCACGAAGAATTCCGCGCCGCGGTGCACGTACGCGGTGTGCGTGCGGGGGACGTCGTTGGCGACTCCGCCGAGCGCCGTCAGGTACAGGTACGTGATGTGGCCCGGCCTGCGGTTGGCCTCGAAGGCCGCGAGCAGGTCCGCAACCCCGGAGCTACCCGTGGGGCGGTTGAGCAGCCGGGTCCGCTCCCTGAGGAACGGCGTGCGCCGGATCTTGGCGTTCGGGTTGGTGCCGTCGCGGTGGCACTCCTCCACTCCGAGCTGCTCACAGCCGTAGACGGCCTTCATCCCCTCGTCGTAGGAAAGCTCCTTGACCGCGCGGAAACTGGGCGTGGCACCCGCCTGCGCGGCCAGCTCGTTCAGAGCCTGCTCGATCTCCGCCTGCGGCCCGTGGTAGCCGCCGTTGATCTTGATCATCGGCACGTTGCCCGGGGCACCGTCGCGCAGGAGCACGTTCAGGGTCGAACCCAGGTTGTTCGAGCCGTTGGAGCACCACTCCTGCCAGGCCGTGATGATCTCCTGGGCCTTGTCCCACGGCCACAGGCTGTCGAAGTAGACCATGCGAGGAGCCGATATCGGACGCACCTCGAACTCGGTGGCCACACCGAAGTTGCCGCCGCCACCACCTCGTATGGCCCAGAAGAGGTCGGAGTTCATCCCCTCGGAGGCGCGCACGACGCGACCGTTCGAGAGCACCAT
This window encodes:
- a CDS encoding NAD(P)/FAD-dependent oxidoreductase translates to MTKHSSRTEVIVIGGGYAGVLAANRLTSRDDVAVTLVNPRSAFVERVRLHQLVAGSDDAVVEYKDVLSEQVKLVVDTATGIDRQARTVSLADGGTLGYDHLIYAVGSSSGALQVPGADRFAYPIATLEEAERLRQAVAAAPVTAALTVVGGGATGIETAAELAEAGRSVTLVCGGQLGAYFHANGRRFVAKRLAALDVTVLDGPGTKAVSVTADAVHLADGREVRGHLTIWAAGFGIPDLAARSGLSTDETGRLLTDETLTSIDDDRIVAAGDAAAPSGRSFRMGCQSASQLGPQAADAVLRRIEGRRPEAAGVDFQGLCVSLGRGAGIFQFSRKDDTAIRFHIGGRMGARVKETVVSHTVKQFSAEARKAGARALKAKDDAEQPSVEAMPTQVS
- a CDS encoding RNA polymerase sigma-70 factor, with protein sequence MRDHIDDPATDAFVTHRNLLFTVVYEILGSATDAEDVLQETWLRWAEVDLAQVNDQRAYLVRVATRRALDRLRALRRRKETYVGSWLPEPLLTSPDVAENVELAESLSMAVMLVLETLSPTERAVFVLREVFDLGYDEIAEAVGKTPATVRQIAHRSRKHVDARRPREVVSPSQVRAALASFQHAVETGDLQGVLDVLAPDVVLISDGGGVRSAALRPVEGITKVIQLLLVSLGDKEGTLTSEPTTVNGDPALLLLVDGEIDSVMAIRLEDGLVIGIYVVRNPAKLTHLADATPLTLN
- a CDS encoding vanadium-dependent haloperoxidase; its protein translation is MPENIRTTRRRTTLWRRALATTAVLAATGSILAAAPQPAQAAIPAQSIADPVHYWNDVLQGVFRRAGGGPVPMARAAAMMNAAIYDAESSYQLKWKGRVTSEAYIHAEAYAGWVEGPDEEERVIGRTAYNILLNLYGVNRPDKNSPDFTAYLDQRFRDRFGSEPTGGDLLDITIVSGMVNQMMNARAGDGSDSKQLYVGDNKPGSWRPTSYPDMVDPKCQSDADAVNPFWGQVKPFSLSSGSQFRPTTLAQFGTYENLVASPEYKAQVEAVRTAGADKPTAATPVINRTPDQLNAAWFWANDNDGTYKPPGQMLQATREVAKARGLGVYANARLFALVSIAMADTGIAVRDAKFATPIDLWRPVSAIREGGLDPQWKPLLKSPTGVNVSPCFPAYVSGHASFGGAWAGVMKRYFGSDNLSFDLTTDDPQAPVKTRHFTSFSAAGKEDADSRIWLGVHYPWDATDGLAMGDKIANQVFTTKLRTL
- a CDS encoding FAD-binding oxidoreductase, which translates into the protein MTALRGRAPLSIGELADELYGQIIGPDDAEYETARTVYSGDVDRRPAVILRPRNAEQVARVVALAQETGLPLAVRAGGHSGAGYGVCEGGIVLHLAHMRALEIDVEARTAWAEAGISVGEYTVAAAEHGLATGFGDNSQVGVAGITLGGGIGYLSRKSGMTIDNLLAAEIVTADGELLLVDEHRHPDLFWAIRGGGGNFGVVTRLKFRLHELTGVYGGMLVTPVTPEILEAFIAEAEAAPEELSTIVNVVTAPPLPFVPEEYHGKPIILAAMCYAGPSEAGEEVIGRFRAIVPPLADMVQAMPYPGMFAPVDPRMRPVSVARNLFIDRVDRATAETIVDRVTTSSAIIAGAQLRVLGGALARVPSDATAFAHRQSRIMAHLSAIYADPADREPHDTWVEEFMAAIRQSDPGSYGNFVVSAGPDQVREALYPGATGERLAQVKAKYDPTNLFNSNHNILPAIS
- a CDS encoding FAD-dependent monooxygenase, with amino-acid sequence MQNVIIAGAGPTGLMLACELRLAGVEVQVLERLAELNSESRAGGLHARSIELLDQRGIVDRFLELGSAQPVAHFAFMHLDIEEFPTRHPYALAIHQSRIERLLEERAIELGAKLRRSAEVIDVRQDETGVEVHIAGDGGTERLRAGYLVGCDGGRSVVRKLMGIEFPGTPATLTALLGEVTLADPPSEVIVGPKGRRENGVFMAFQSEQPGKHRVITVEFDEVADKDAPVSLETLSETCAKIAGTDFGMHSPHRIDRFNDACRLVAKYREGRVLLAGDAAHVHFPSSGQGLNLGLQDAVNLGWKLGAVARGQAPVELLDTYDSERRLATERILSNVRAQTALWRGGFQVDALREVVGALAEFKDANRYLGGLISQLDTFYPVGDGHPALGRRMVDLDIKSPSGQLTVFELLYGARPVLLDFTGRTDLRSALEGWADRVDFIEAEPQDDHWAFPVIGDLPAPAAVLIRPDGHVAWTASAGPEGSALPETDTETLRAALDRWFGPALV
- a CDS encoding MFS transporter, giving the protein MSTNPAQVAPPDGSGGGSLDARQLRAILTTVSIALMAVMASVSGLNVAQTHMAVDFDASQNTVLWIINIYTLALAALLLPLGAIGDRLGRKPMLIGGLLVFGVSNVVAALAPNADVMLVARAVGGIGAATIMPITLAVITSSFPDEQRGKAIGVWTGVAGGGGILGMFLSALLVDVADWRWLFALPVALVVVGLAMTLKFVPNSHERSPHAFDTIGALLSIVAVAAFIFALQEGPERGWTEATTLISLAIGLIATAGFASWELRRRDAALLDLRLFRERGLAGGSITLVVVFGVQAGTAVLLFPFLQAVVGWSGLLSAAALMPLAIAMMVASGLAPKVAAKIGPRATMSAGIALIGLSLALMALFISVDGGYLSILPGIIVMGLGLALSMVPSTEAITRSLPAEKQGVASALNDVTREFGTALGVAMLGALLTAGYRNAIDDRLDGVPQGTADTAREGIANALEAAGGLGANAKDLVAAAKESYVDGWQQSLWVGVAVMGVLFVYIALRGPKKPAPKAAPDAARDSEPVPTG
- a CDS encoding FAD-binding oxidoreductase; the encoded protein is MGLAYGSEDKWARLRRHLKGEVVLPSDQSYVSSKQGVLVELDSVMPQAVVYCETAQDVSTAIKFAGDHDIQVHTRSGGHSLAGWSTGQGMILDVGRLNRVSVGDRTVRLGPGVQTIDAHVALKPHNKQIVGGTCATVRMGGYISGGGIGFQVRKFGVASDRLVSAQMVLSNGRVVRASEGMNSDLFWAIRGGGGGNFGVATEFEVRPISAPRMVYFDSLWPWDKAQEIITAWQEWCSNGSNNLGSTLNVLLRDGAPGNVPMIKINGGYHGPQAEIEQALNELAAQAGATPSFRAVKELSYDEGMKAVYGCEQLGVEECHRDGTNPNAKIRRTPFLRERTRLLNRPTGSSGVADLLAAFEANRRPGHITYLYLTALGGVANDVPRTHTAYVHRGAEFFVACATLMSNGQPPAEEAEAAMVWPTQAFNIIDPLSSGESYLNFPNPDLGDWRQAYYAENYSRLVSVKHRYDAPDFFRHAQSIGS